GGGGAGGGCAAGTCACATACCGATACATGGGGTGACGAGGTCCTTCGGAAGCTCGTCTAAAACTGACAAGTAATTGCCTGAGCAGAGGTTTAGCTGCATGAGCGGGGGCTGGCGCCGGTCTCCGCTCTGAACGCCGTGCGAGGCTTGGACTTGCAGCACTCGCTCCCAATCCACTGCTGCCCGCCTTCGTTTGAACTCGACCAGTCAATCGCGAGCCAGCGTCAACGCTGAAGTGCTGCTCTGGCAGAGCCGCGTGCGCATGATCGTCGCGCTCGTCGCCGGCGGGGCCGAGTTCGTCCTGCAGCAACACCGCATTCTGCAGGGGAATGCGCTCTATCTATTGGAGGGAGTGTGCGGGTACATCGCCCTCGTCACGGCGATCGCTCTTTTCGTACAGAAGACTGGGCGCGCTCCGAATTGGGCGGTCGCGGTCACGGTGGTCGCGGACATCCTGTTCATCTTCGGATCGACGCTCGTCTCGTCGCCGCCGTTCTACTACGACCGCATTCTGATTTTCTCCTTCCTGGTGCTCCATCTCACCGAGACGTACTTCGGTCCGGGTCAGGCGGCGCTCGCAGCCGGGCTGGTCGTCGTCGGCTACCTCTACACCGTCCACCACATGATCGGACGCGGAGTCCGGCTGATCTGGTCGGAGGAGCTCTGGTCGGTGGGTGTGTTCGCACTCGCGGCGGGAATCTTCGTCGCGCAGTACGGCAGCTTCCGGAAGCGTCTCGACAGGATCGTCTCGCTCTTCGAGCGCGCCGAAGAGGGTGACTTCACGCAGAAGTACGACACGTCGGCGGATGCGCGCCCGGACGCGATCACGTTCGTTGGGCGCGTCTACAATCGCGTGAGCTCACAGCTCGAGAGCATGGTAGAGACCGATCCGCTCACGAACTGCGTCAACCGACGAGGCTTCGAGCGCTCGCTCGCGCGTGAGATGGCGCGCTCGTCGCGCGCCGGCAGCGAGCTGTCGCTCCTCGCGCTCGATCTCGATCACTTCAAGTCGATCAACGACAGTCGCGGGCACGTGGTCGGTGACGCGGTGCTGCGAGAGGTCGGTATGCTACTGCAGCAGTCGGCGCGCGCGGGCGACATCGTGGCACGAACCGGTGGCGAGGAGTTCTCGATTCTCCTTCCCGACACGCCGGGCAATGGCGCGTTCCACTTCGCGAACCGCCTGTGCGACACGTTCCGCGAGCATGTCTTCCGGGTGAACAGCAAGGAGATCCGGATGACGATCAGCATCGGCGTCGTGTCCACGGATGGCGATCGACCGCTCGCGGCGGAGCGCGGAAAGAATCTCGCCGAAGAGATGAAGATCCGCGCTGACGAAGCGCTCTATGCAGCGAAGCGAACGGGGCGCGATCGCGTGCGCGCGTGGTCGGAGGCGGTGAGCATGCGCTCGGGGGAGATGCCGAAGGTGATGGCCGAGCTCATGCGTGATGGCAAGGAATAGGCAGGTTGCTCCGCGCGTCCTCTGAATACATTGGATGCATTCGGAAGGAGATGCGGAAAATGCCATCCAAATCGGGAAGTCGGATTCTTCTTGCCCTGTTCGCGGCAGCGGCGGTCGGCTGTTCGGACAACGCAACCGGTCCCACTTCGCCTAACGTGCCGGACGTCGCCGAACTGCTCGCCGAAATGTCGTCGCCGACTCTGAGCAGCGCGGCCGGCATTGGCTCGCGCGCGATCGCTCCGGCCTTCAATTCGTCGTCGGTCGACCCGGCCAACTGCCAGTACTCCGCAACGACTGGGTTCTTCGAGTGCTCCACGGTAACGATCAATGGCTTGACGTTTACGCGGAGCTTCCGGCTGATCGATGATGCGGGGAACTCCCAGCCAACGCCTGACACCCACACGTCGGCGATCGAGACGAAGACGACGGTGGACGGTACGGTCTCATCCTCCGGCAGCAACTACACGCTGCACGGCAACACCGATGAGACGTTGAGCGGGATCAGGACGAATACGCACACGCTCAACGGAACTTCGCTGCTGACCGACGATGGCACGATCCAGGTCGGCACGACGGTTGTCCCGGTCGATGAAACGGTGCACGAGACGACTTCGAACCTTGTCTTACCGAACGCCAAGGCAGGCCAGCGCTGGCCGCAGTCGGGCACGATCACGATCCAGACAGGGCTGGGTAGCGATGGGTTAGACGGTACGTCGACGATGGTGGTGACATTCAACGGGACGAGCGTGGTAACGATCACCACGACGACCTCCTTCGGCACGATTACCTGCCGCGTCGACCTGGCGAATCCGAGCGCGGGACTCGGAGCGTGCATTTAGCGGTGATTGGTGGTGACCGGTTGGCGATGATTGCTTGGTGGTGATTGGTTGGCGGTGATTCGGAAGGGTGATCGGCGAGCGAAGCTCGCCGACCGTCTTTATTTACCAACCACCAACCACCAACCACCAACCACCAACCACCATTTCGTGCGCCAGATCACGAGGCCAGGACGAGACCTTGGCCAGTCGCTGATCGTCTAACCCGGGTAGCGGGCAGCGCCCGCGGTCGCATCACGTAAAAACCCGCTTGAGGTCTCGATCTATGAAGCGTCTCTGGCCCGTGGCCACTCTCCTTCTCCCACTTGCCGTCGGCTGCACGTCGGCAAAGGAGAAAGCGCGCGCTGACAGCGTCCAGGCGCTCGCCAGCCAGCAGAAAGTTCTGATGTCGAAGCTCGAGGCGCAGAAGGATTCGTTGTCTCAAGTCGTCTCCGACGCGGACACCTTCATCGCGAAGGTCGACAGCACCGTGACGAAGGTGAAAGGGCTGCCGAAGTCGAAGCGGCTCAAGAACGCCGAGAGTCCGATCGAAGAGCAGTTGCAGGCGCGACGCGACATGCTGAAGCGCGTGAACGCGCTGGTGCAACGCGCGCAGGAAACGGCCAAGGAGCTCGCCGCGGCGCGTGAGCGCGAGGATTCGCTCAAAAGCGACAACGGCAAGCTCAAGGCGCAGGTCGACGCCGACGCGCTGCGGATCGCCGAGCTGACGTCGCAGATCGAGCAGCAGGCGCAGACGATCGCGGTGATGCAGGCGAAGGTGGACACGCTCGACATCACCGTGAACGAGCTCCGCGCGACGCAGAGCAAGGCGTACTATGTCATCGGTGACGAAGATGCGCTGGTGAAGAAGGGCATCATCGTCAAGGAAGGTGGTGCGAATCTGCTCATCGCGCGCATTGGCCGGACATTGGTTCCGGCGCGCAATCTCGATCGCGACCTCTTTACGGCGATCGACACGCGCCAGGTGCAGGAAATCACGGTTCCGGACAGCACACGCAAGTATCAGATCGTGTCGCGGCAGAGCCTCGACGACGCCGATGCTGTTCAGCGCGACGGCCCGAGCTTCCGCGGGAATCTCAAGATCAAAGACATCGACAGGTTCTGGGCGCCTTCGAAGTATCTGATCATCGTCGAACGCTGATTAGACAATTTGGATACATGAGCCCGACCGCCTTCGAGGCGGTCGGGCTTTTTTTCGAGTGTGGCTGGTGCGCAACGGCCTAGCGCAGGCGAGGACTCGTTGCTATGGTGTTGCGCTTCCCTCCACTCGATTCGCGAGTGATGGATACACGTGCCTGACGAGAGGTCAATTCGATGACGAAGCGCACTCGATCGCAAGCGCGGTTTTTAGCCGCATTGGTGCTCGCTGGTGTTGGTGCGGCGTGCAGCAATAACGAACCAATCGCGGCGCCAAAGCGCTCGCTGAGTCCGGTGGCGGCGACGTCACGTGATGTGACGCCGATCGCGGGACGCCACATCTTCGTCATGAGCGCCGGTGTGCCAGCCGATTTCGCCGCTCGTGTCGCCGAGAAAGGTGGTACGGTCGTCGACAATTTTGCGGGCGCGGGCACTGTCATCACCTCCGGCCTGTCGGACGACGATGCCGCCGCGCTCTCCCAGGGCGGCGTCGTCGCCAACGACGTCACTGCCCGCTGGGCGCCGACGCCGAGTGAGCTGAATGCGGCGGTCGCCGACTTGGGGAACACTGCCGGAGGCCTCATTGGATCGCCATTACTTGCTCCCGCGCTGGGCGTTCAGTGGAACATGTTCCAGATCCACGCACCCGAGGCATGGGGCGCCGGCAAGCTCGGCAATCCAGCGGTCAAGGTTGCGATTCTCGATAGCGGCATCGATCCGAATCACCAGGAGCTCACTGGGTTGGTCGATCTCGCGACCAGCGCTCGCGTCGTGTCGACGCCGACGCAATGCCTTTTCAGCAACTCGCCGGCACAATGGACCGACGATTTCTTCCACGGCACGTACGTGAGTGGGCTCGTCACGACGAACAGCGTAGTCATGGCTGGCGTGGCGCCTAACGTGCGGCTCGTGGCCGTCAAGGTTCTGAACTCGAGCGGCAGCGGCAGTTTCTCGGACATCATCTGCGGGCTGCAGTACGCGGTGATCATCGCGCATGCGAAGGTCATCAACATGAGCCTCGGTGCGACCTTCAAAGGCAACACGCCTGGCCTGGTAGCATTCCAGCAGTTCTTTGCCCAGTTCGTCGACTTTGCGAAGAGCCAAGGCGCGGTGGTGGTTTCGGCAGCGGGCAACGACGACAAGAATCTCGGGAATCCGCACCCCTTCCTCGAACTGCCTTGCGAAGCCGGTTCGCAGCTGTGCGTCTCGGCGACGTCGCCTCGCGACAAGATCGCGCACTACTCGAACTTCGGCCGTGCGGCGATCGACGTCGCGGCTCCGGGCGGCGAAGACAAGTTTCTGGGAAAGAATCCGACTGGCGCCGAGCAGCTTGCGTCGCTGATTCTTGGCCCCTGCGCCCGCGTATTTTGCGGCGACGAATCGCACTACCTGGTCGCTGACGGAACGAGCGCAGCCGCGCCGCACGTGTCGGGGCTTGCCGCGCTCATTTTCTCGAACAGCACGTTGAGCCCGGACGCGGTCATGACGGTCATCCGGCAGTCAGCTGACAACATCGGGAATCAGTCGAAGTTCGGCGACGGCCGCATCAACGTGGCGCGCGCCCTCGGCGTCCAGTAAGTAGAGACGAGAACGCGGTGAAACTGGGCCGCGGGAAGCTAGTAAGGAGCCCGGCGCTTCCGAGCGCCGGGCTTCTTGTTTGTCGCCAAAAGCAGGGGCGAGCGGCTAGGGCATTCTGGCGCAGAAGGGCAGCAGGCGTATGTTGAGTGAATCGTCACGTTCGCGGAGCTGTTCGATGCGCCCCCGTCGCTTTCTGGTCGTCTCGTCGCTGATCTTTGCCTTTACGACTTCCGCCTTCGCGCAAACGCAGGAGCAGATCCCGAAGGATCTCGCGCTTGCTCTCATGCCCGGTGCAACCGAGGGCGGCGAGATCATTATCGGGCAGATGCCGATGGATCTCACGACCCTGTTGACGCTCCCCGCCGGTGCGCACGTGCTCGGCAGCTTCGTGAACACGGCGTACGCGCACGCGGTGCTGACGCTCCCGTTGCGCACCGACAGTGCGCTGGCAGTCATGCGTCGATCGCTCGCCGAGCATGGCTTCACGACCCGTAGCGCGGCGACGCCGCCGATGGGCGGTCTCCAATACGGTCCGCCGGGCGGCATCTACCCCAATTCGTTCTGCAAGGCGGGCGACCCGACATCATTGACGGTGTCGGCCCAGTTCTATGGGCCGTCGATGACGCTCGTTCACCTAACGAGGAACGTCAACTCGACGATCTGCGACCAGCCGCGGACCGACATCGTGCGGACCCAGGCGATGCAGGATTATCCTCTCTCGTCGGTGCCGCCGCTCTGGTCGCCCGGCGATTTTCGCGCGTCGAACACGAGGTGCCGGCGGCCGAGCGCCGGCGGCGACGCTGCGCAGAGCCAGCCATTGATGAGCGAGCTCTCACCGGCAGAGGTGCTCGCGTATTATAGTAAGCAACTCGACTCGGCCGGTTGGAAGTCGACGACCGCCGAGCCAGACCGCGTCTCGAAAACCTGGTCGAAAGCGATCGGGACGCGTGGGACTCAGGAAGTCACGATCACCATATCGCGAATGGCGTCGCAGAGCGGCTGCTACGATGTGGCCCTTCGCGCGACAGGACTGCCGCCACGATGATTGAGCAAAAGCTAACGCGGACGATCGCGCTCATCGGTCCGGTGGGCGAACGACAGGCAGCGCAGACGAGCGGATTCCCGCTCGACCCGTCCAAGATGCTGCCTGTGGCCGACGTCATTTTACTCGTCGTCGGGAAGGAAGAGGGAGCGATGCTCTTTCGCTATACGGCGCACGGGGACTTCGGTGGGGATACGCTCCATCCCACGGCCGAGGATGCGATCGAGCAGGCGGTGTTCGAGTACGGCGACGCACTCGGCGAATGGCTCACGGTGCCAGACGATATCACGGACGCCCATGCGTTCGCGGTGCACTATGCGCACGAGCGGTTGAATGATCGCGGGGGATGGTGAACTGGCAGAGCGGTTAGAGTCTAGGGCTAGAGCCGCGACGGCTCGTCGCTTCGTCCCTCTCGAAGGGCTGATCGTCACGCAGTGTTCGCGGCGCCCGTTCGAGTGTCCATATAGTTCGCGCGTCATCCCCTCTGGAGACGTTCATGAAATACCGGACGGCACTGGCCGCGGCTTGCTTGCTCGGCGCGGCGCCCGCAATGGCGACCGCGCAGGATGGCGGCGTCCCGAATCGTCAGGCGGCGCTCGAAGTACGCAAGCAGTTCATGGCCGATCTCGATACGCTGCAGAGCAAGTTCGTCGCGCTCGCGAACGCGTTTCCCGCGGAGAAGTACTCGTGGCGTCCGGCCGCAGACGTGCGCTCGGTGGGCGAGGTGTTCATGCACGTCGCGAGCGAGTTCTACGTCTACGCACCGCTCGCGTACGGCGCGGCACGGTCACCGGTCATTCCGCGCGGTCAGGAGTCGTTCAAGAAGTTCGAGTCGACGTCGACGAAGCCCGATGTCCTGAAGCACCTCGAGGAAGGCTTCGCGTACGCGACGCAGCAGATCAACGGCATCGACGCCGAGCAGTTGACGGGCTCACGCAAGCTGTTCGGGGGCGATCACACGATCGTCGAGACGTCGTTTGCGATGACGGACGATCTGCACGAGCATCTCGGGCAGTTGATTGCGTATGCGCGGATGAATGGCGTGGTGCCACCGTGGAGTAAGTAAGGCGGTTGCCCGCGACCTGCGCCGTGTCCGCTCGCTCACGTGAGCCGTCCACGAGTCGCGGTCATCTGTCCGGGAGTCCGTGCCATCCGACCACGAGTCGCGGTCCTCTGTCCGGGAGTTCGTGCCATCCGACCACGAGTCGCGGTCCTCTGTCCGGGAGTCCGTGCCATCCGACCTCGACTCGATGTCTCCGATCCAGTCATCGCGGCGCGCTGCCGCTCACACCGCCCCCACCGCCGCCGCTGCCGTGGCCCTGGAAAGCCATGTGCGCGGCGACCAGGCCCACGCTCACGATGCCGCTGAACAGCGCCGTGCGTGACGGTGAGAAGCGGCGCGTGCCGGCATCGACGATCAGCGCGTGTGATACGAGGACCCGCTCGCCGTTCCACGTCGTCTCGTCACCGTCGCGGCGCCTGACGCCGGTGAGCGCCACGACATAGCTACTCGCCGAGTCGGCAAGCACGCGTCCGGTGATCGATTCCGCAGCGGGACCAATCTGCGACGCCAATACGACTGCGCCCGAGTCGCTGAGCCAGAGCTGCGCCGAGTTGCCGACCATCGAGGTGCCGCGTGGTGGGGAGAAATATCCGTAGCACCCGCACAGCGCAACGACGCTCGCGGCAGACATCGCCGCGAGTCGTCGTGCATGACGAGCGCGCATCACTGACATGAGGCCGGGTCGTTGTCGTTGCGACGAGTCGTGATGTTGTCGTTCTCCGTCGCTGGTTGGGGATCGGTCTGCACCAGAGTCTGTCCGTACAGGAAGCGGCCCGGGATCACGGCCTTGCCGACGGCCGGCGTCAGTGCCGGCAGACACGTGCGCTTGTAGTCGTTCCAGGCCTCGGGATTCTGGAATAGGGCGATGTACTTCTCCGTCATGATGTCATTGAGCGTCGGCGCGGCGATCGGGGCTTTGTTCCAGCGCGCGCGAACCGCGTTGAGCGCCGTTGCCGCCGTCGTCGGATCACCCGTCTCTAGGGCTGCCTCGGCGATGATGAGCTGAGTCTCATCATAGGTGATGATTGGCTGACGGAACTGCGGATCGTTCTGACGATTGCCGCGGAGCAGCGAGACCGTCTTCAGATCCGTTGTGCCGACGGTGACGTCGTAGCCGATATATCCGCCGTTAGCCGACTGCGCAAAGTAGTCGGCGAGCCGTGGATCATTCTGCGCCTTCATGATGTTCACCAAGCGCGCACCGGCGACGAGATCCTGGCCGAAGCCAGATGTGGTTTGGAACTGATTCCAGACATTGCGCTCGGCGTTGGCCGCCGAGTGCTGCGTCAACCAATCGTTGGCGGGTGCGCTGATGCCGAGCCGTGCTTCCGCGAGTGCTTTCGCATACTCACCGTTGCCGAGCTTTTCGACCCGGTGCACGTAGACGCGCGCTTTGAGCGTATGTGCGGCCTGGATCCATGGCGTCTTGTCACCGCCGTAGACGAGATCGACCGAGCCCGGCCCGTCGCCGGCGCCGTTGAGATCGGAGATGGCGTTGTCGAGGAGCGTGAGCAAGTCGTCGTAGATCTGCATCTGTGGATCGAAGGCCGCCTGCGTTTTGTCGGTGATGGCCTCACGATAGGGAATGTCGCCCCACGAGTCGGCGGTGAGCATCATGACCATTGCCTCGTGCACTTCGGCGATACCCTTGTACAATTTGTCACCGGCGGCATCAGCACTCGCCTCGACGTTGCGAATGCCGACGAGACCACCGCCGACGTAAACGCCGGCGAGCGTGAAGTCGAGCGATCCGTGAGTAATTCCATATTCGCCTTCGGTCTGAACGAAGCGGCTGTTGACGCCCGCGCACTGCTGCATCCACATGCAGACGAGCATCGGCACGTAGCCTTCCTCGTAGCCGAATGTGTTCGCCTGCACACCGACGAAAAGCTGGTTGCGCGACGCGACGGTCGGGTTGTTCGGATCCGACGTCGCTTTGGGAGAGTCGAGAAAGCTGCACGCGCCGGTGGAGGCGACGAGCAGCGTCGCCGCGATGGTGCGAATGAGTCTCATGTCCGTACCCTCGCGTCAGCGGTTGAGTCCAACGGTGAACACGAACGAACGTGTGAGCGGCAGATTGAAGTAGTCGATGCCGCCGAAGCTGCGCGCTGTGGCGCCGCCGAGGTTCGTCTCGGGATCGAGGCCCTTGTACTTCGTCCAGGTCTTGAGATTGCGCCCGGACACGCGCACGTCGAGACTCGTTAGGCCGAGTGAT
This genomic interval from Gemmatimonadaceae bacterium contains the following:
- a CDS encoding GGDEF domain-containing protein — protein: MNSTSQSRASVNAEVLLWQSRVRMIVALVAGGAEFVLQQHRILQGNALYLLEGVCGYIALVTAIALFVQKTGRAPNWAVAVTVVADILFIFGSTLVSSPPFYYDRILIFSFLVLHLTETYFGPGQAALAAGLVVVGYLYTVHHMIGRGVRLIWSEELWSVGVFALAAGIFVAQYGSFRKRLDRIVSLFERAEEGDFTQKYDTSADARPDAITFVGRVYNRVSSQLESMVETDPLTNCVNRRGFERSLAREMARSSRAGSELSLLALDLDHFKSINDSRGHVVGDAVLREVGMLLQQSARAGDIVARTGGEEFSILLPDTPGNGAFHFANRLCDTFREHVFRVNSKEIRMTISIGVVSTDGDRPLAAERGKNLAEEMKIRADEALYAAKRTGRDRVRAWSEAVSMRSGEMPKVMAELMRDGKE
- a CDS encoding S8 family serine peptidase, with the translated sequence MTKRTRSQARFLAALVLAGVGAACSNNEPIAAPKRSLSPVAATSRDVTPIAGRHIFVMSAGVPADFAARVAEKGGTVVDNFAGAGTVITSGLSDDDAAALSQGGVVANDVTARWAPTPSELNAAVADLGNTAGGLIGSPLLAPALGVQWNMFQIHAPEAWGAGKLGNPAVKVAILDSGIDPNHQELTGLVDLATSARVVSTPTQCLFSNSPAQWTDDFFHGTYVSGLVTTNSVVMAGVAPNVRLVAVKVLNSSGSGSFSDIICGLQYAVIIAHAKVINMSLGATFKGNTPGLVAFQQFFAQFVDFAKSQGAVVVSAAGNDDKNLGNPHPFLELPCEAGSQLCVSATSPRDKIAHYSNFGRAAIDVAAPGGEDKFLGKNPTGAEQLASLILGPCARVFCGDESHYLVADGTSAAAPHVSGLAALIFSNSTLSPDAVMTVIRQSADNIGNQSKFGDGRINVARALGVQ
- a CDS encoding DinB family protein — protein: MKYRTALAAACLLGAAPAMATAQDGGVPNRQAALEVRKQFMADLDTLQSKFVALANAFPAEKYSWRPAADVRSVGEVFMHVASEFYVYAPLAYGAARSPVIPRGQESFKKFESTSTKPDVLKHLEEGFAYATQQINGIDAEQLTGSRKLFGGDHTIVETSFAMTDDLHEHLGQLIAYARMNGVVPPWSK
- a CDS encoding SusD/RagB family nutrient-binding outer membrane lipoprotein, with translation MRLIRTIAATLLVASTGACSFLDSPKATSDPNNPTVASRNQLFVGVQANTFGYEEGYVPMLVCMWMQQCAGVNSRFVQTEGEYGITHGSLDFTLAGVYVGGGLVGIRNVEASADAAGDKLYKGIAEVHEAMVMMLTADSWGDIPYREAITDKTQAAFDPQMQIYDDLLTLLDNAISDLNGAGDGPGSVDLVYGGDKTPWIQAAHTLKARVYVHRVEKLGNGEYAKALAEARLGISAPANDWLTQHSAANAERNVWNQFQTTSGFGQDLVAGARLVNIMKAQNDPRLADYFAQSANGGYIGYDVTVGTTDLKTVSLLRGNRQNDPQFRQPIITYDETQLIIAEAALETGDPTTAATALNAVRARWNKAPIAAPTLNDIMTEKYIALFQNPEAWNDYKRTCLPALTPAVGKAVIPGRFLYGQTLVQTDPQPATENDNITTRRNDNDPASCQ